The genomic stretch GAGATCGCCTGGGGATGCTATGCCATTGGAGATGAGGTTCCCGGACTTACAAAAGAAATGATTACAGACTATATCATGTATCTGGGTAACTTACGCTGTGCAAGCCTTGGCTGGGAGCGGATTTATGAAGGCCATGACAGGGAGCCGGAAAGTATGCTGTGGGTCAACCAGTACAGCAATGCCAATCTGATCAAAACGGATTTTTTTGAAGCGAAAAGCACGGCATATGCAAAAAGCAGCGCTCTGGTGGATGATCTGTAGTAAGCGAAGGTCCGCTTAAAAAAAGTTTGTAATTTTAGTAATAATAATTGTTTTTGTTTTAACGATGTGTTATAATTAAGAAAAACAATTCTTAAGGAGGCTATTTATGGAACGTATTGTAGTAATTGGAGCAAACCATGCAGGGACGGCTGCAATCAATACAATCTTAGATAATTATAAAGACAGTAAAGTTGTTATATTTGATTCCAATGATAACATCAGTTTTCTGGGCTGTGGTATGGCTCTTTGGATCGGGGACCAGATTCATTCCTCTGAAGGCCTGTTTTATTGCAGCAAGGATATCTTTGAAAAAAAGGGCGCAAAGGTCTACATGGAAACCAAAGTGGAGCGCATTGATTATGATAAAAAGATTGTTTTCGCTGAGGGAAAATATGGCCAGAGATACCAGCAGGAATACGATAAACTGATCCTTGCAACCGGTTCTCTTCCTATTTCACCAGATATTGAAGGAAAAGAACTGGACAACGTTCAATTTGTAAAGTTATTTCAGAATGCGAAAGATGTCATTGACAAGCTGCATAACAATTCCTTGAAGGATATTGTGGTTGTAGGGGCAGGGTATATCGGCGTAGAACTGGCAGAAGCATTCCGCCGTGTCGGAAAGAATGTAACCTTGATTGACAATATGCACACCTGTCTGTCAAGCTATTATGATCAGGAATTTTCGGATATCATGTCCGAGAACTTATCAAGCCATGGCATTCAGCTGGTTTATAACGAAATCGTGACTAAGCTTGAAGGAAACGGCAAAGTGGAAAAAGTGGTCACTGACAAAAATGAATACCATG from Lacrimispora sphenoides JCM 1415 encodes the following:
- the nox gene encoding H2O-forming NADH oxidase — encoded protein: MERIVVIGANHAGTAAINTILDNYKDSKVVIFDSNDNISFLGCGMALWIGDQIHSSEGLFYCSKDIFEKKGAKVYMETKVERIDYDKKIVFAEGKYGQRYQQEYDKLILATGSLPISPDIEGKELDNVQFVKLFQNAKDVIDKLHNNSLKDIVVVGAGYIGVELAEAFRRVGKNVTLIDNMHTCLSSYYDQEFSDIMSENLSSHGIQLVYNEIVTKLEGNGKVEKVVTDKNEYHADMVVLGIGFKPNNQLGKEDLELFCNGAFLVDKRQQTSRPDVYAIGDCATVFDNSIQKTNYIALATNAVRSGIVAAHNVCGTPLESIGVQGSNGICIWNLKMVSTGITYAKAKKLGYDAEAVDYEDTQKPAFIEHDNYKVKIRIVYDKKTRIVLGAQLCSEYDISMAIHMFSLAIQEQVTIDRLKLTDIFFLPHFNQPYNYFTMAALQAK